A portion of the Misgurnus anguillicaudatus chromosome 16, ASM2758022v2, whole genome shotgun sequence genome contains these proteins:
- the limch1b gene encoding LIM and calponin homology domains-containing protein 1 isoform X10, which yields MRKEAEDRDSPKRSIRDSGYIDCWESERSDSLSPPKHTRDDSFDSLDSIGSRSRQTPSPDGLLARGYSDDRGSDSDCDTPNRKMPDIRKDDMLVRRTSCSEPRTPVPFNQYLPNRSNQSSYMPAPMRRPRADREESRKSWSNATSPVGGERPFSDPQMSPPKDHFSPSVQTQPIEQNQSDSQKMDEEETERDGWDFLHSDLQMLHNQTAGNDARFRRTSSVFDDNESVSMIDMRSEEDSLSPHSQVRHELMHNQYNKLKEDEDYWQDDLARWKSRRRSVSQDLIKKEEERKMMERMMSGDECSQRRKSIKTYREIVEEKERREQELHEAYRNARTPEEASAVLQKYAQRFTISEAILERLKLPKLLERSVSADPTRHSSTPVFLDTSSTSNAMQYLRQQSLPTPKFTSTVEARVTGFTVEQGIKGDAENILGPARSLASKPYRQSGRAGLRTAKVDEAVNGERDDDVHSIEEEEREGSDRHREEESLQFFPSPSQHTEIRQTDVSDVSYTDTHQMTEIKREMIPQAGATSISPKVSEPKAEENVADKGKSTENHTSMHTDASDVNQCESNVIQTDASAAQVQKPAMESPPKPANRSYSSIPELNGTAPVCQTPNTEMAKQSDGNVPPMMLNLMKRVEHISWSPEEERKRQKKWQEEQERMLQEKYRREQEKLKHEWELAQKEVEEEERRYHEEERKILEETVTPLTPHGPITPSALPITHSTLHNNSSANAVQRQTTVQMTVSSSSQDCGTVSYGQKGPKDLSQEKQVTPQSSQAVTLLTQKDVSLSNKQQPQQAETLKKTTSQTKPGERKRSDSIENIVANSSSSSSFTDTDTQPPPSPNRSVSGKKLCSSCGHPLGKGAAMIIETLSLYFHIQCFKCGICKGQLGDTSTGTDVRIRNGLLNCHQCYIHSRSAGQPTTL from the exons ACCGCGGGAGCGACTCGGATTGCGACACTCCCAATAGGAAGATGCCAGACATCCGCAAGGACGACATGCTGGTGCGTCGAACCTCTTGCAGTGAGCCACGGACGCCTGTCCCTTTCAACCAGTACCTGCCCAACAGGAGTAACCAGAGTTCATACATGCCCGCACCGATGAGACGCCCGCGTGCCGACAGGGAGGAGAGCCGTAAGAGCTGGAGTAATGCCACCTCACCTGTAGGAGGAGAGAGACCCTTCAG TGACCCTCAGATGAGTCCTCCCAAAGATCACTTCAGTCCTTCTGTACAAACCCAACCAATCGAGCAGAACCAATCAGACAGCCAGAAGATGGATGAGGAGGAAACAGAGAGAGACGGATGGGATTTCCTTCACAGCGATTTACAGATGTTGCATAATCAGACTGCAGGAAACGATGCCAG ATTCAGGCGCACATCTAGTGTGTTTGATGATAATGA GAGTGTGAGTATGATTGACATGAGAAGTGAGGAAGATTCATTATCACCCCATAGTCAAGTTCGGCATGAGCTCATGCACAACCAGTACAACAAGTTAAAAGAGGATGAAGATTATTGGCAGGAC gATCTGGCCCGCTGGAAGAGTCGCAGGAGAAGCGTGTCTCAGGATCTGATAAAGAAAGAGGAGGAGAGGAAGATGATGGAGAGGATGATGAGCGGAGACGAATGCTCACAGAGAAGGAAAAGCATCAAGACGTACCGAGAGATAGTGGAGGAGAA GGAGCGTCGCGAGCAAGAGCTGCATGAAGCTTACCGGAACGCCCGCACGCCCGAGGAGGCGTCTGCCGTGCTGCAGAAGTACGCCCAGCGCTTCACCATCAGTGAGGCTATTCTCGAGCGCCTTAAACTCCCTAAGCTGTTGGAAAGGAGCGTATCGGCCGACCCCACCCGCCACTCCTCCACCCCTGTCTTTCTGGACACCTCCTCCACCTCCAATGCAATGCAGTACCTGCGACAACAGTCTCTCCCCACGCCCAAGTTCACGTCCACGGTGGAGGCGCGAGTGACGGGTTTCACGGTGGAGCAGGGAATCAAGGGAGATGCTGAGAACATTTTGGGTCCTGCTCGTTCGCTGGCTTCAAAACCTTACAGACAGAGCGGAAGAGCTGGGTTAAGGACAGCAAAG GTGGATGAAGCAGTGAATGGAGAGAGAGATGATGACGTCCACAGCATTGAGGAAGAGGAGAGGGAAGGatcagacagacacagagaagAAGAGTCTCTGCAGTTCTTCCCATCTCCATCTCAGCACACAGAGATCAGACAGACTGACGTGTCAGACGTCTCATACACAGACACTCATCAGATGACGGAG ATTAAACGAGAGATGATCCCGCAGGCCGGTGCCACCTCTATATCCCCAAAAGTGTCTGAACCAAAAGCAGAGGAGAATGTAGCCG ATAAAGGAAAGTCCACTGAAAATCACACGTCTATGCACACAGATGCATCTGATGTGAATCAGTGCGAGTCTAATGTGATTCAGACCGATGCCTCTGCTGCACAG GTCCAAAAACCAGCAATGGAGTCTCCACCTAAACCAGCGAATCGGTCATATTCATCCATCCCAGAATTAAACGGAACCGCACCAGTGTGCCAAACTCCAAATACAG aaATGGCTAAGCAGTCTGATGGCAAT GTTCCTCCCATGATGCTGAATCTGATGAAACGCGTTGAACACATTTCTTGGAGCCCTGAGGAAGAGCGTAAACGTCAGAAGAAGTGGCAGGAAGAGCAGGAACGAATGCTTCAG GAGAAATATCGTCGTGAACAGGAGAAGTTGAAGCATGAATGGGAGCTGGCACAGAAGGAGGTGGAAGAGGAAGAGAGGCGGTACCATGAGGAG GAGCGGAAAATTCTGGAAGAGACTGTGACCCCGCTGACCCCTCATGGACCGATCACTCCTTCAGCCCTCCCGATCACCCACAGCACCTTACACAATAACAGCAGCGCTAATGCAGTCCAAAGACAAACCACAGTACAGATGACAGTAAG TTCTTCATCTCAAGATTGTGGGACTGTGTCCTATGGCCAGAAAGGACCAAAAGACCTGAGCCAAGAAAAACAGGTTACACCACAGTCTAGTCAGG CAGTCACCCTTTTGACACAAAAAG ATGTATCCCTAAGCAATAAACAACAACCACAGCAGGCCGAAACCTTGAAGAAAACTACATCACAGACAAAACCTGGTGAACGCAAgag GTCTGACTCTATAGAGAACATTGTGGCAAATTCATCTTCATCATCCTCAttcacagacacagacacacaaccacctCCCTCACCAAACAG gTCTGTCAGTGGGAAGAAGCTGTGTTCAAGTTGTGGTCACCCACTTGGCAAAGGTGCCGCCATGATTATCGAAACTCTTAGCCTTTACTTCCACATTCAGTGCTTTAAG TGTGGTATCTGTAAGGGTCAGTTGGGTGACACCAGCACAGGAACAGATGTGAGGATTAGAAATGGACTCCTGAACTGCCATCAGTGCTACATCCACTCCCGCT CTGCCGGACAGCCCACTACCTTGTGA